One window of the Rhizobiaceae bacterium genome contains the following:
- a CDS encoding glutathione S-transferase family protein gives MRILLYELVGADASRPFSPHCWKAALALAHKELDFRSVPTCFTAVPAVEGGAFPTVPVIRDGDRIVGDSFDIALYLENTYPDRPSLFGGEGGRALARFVERWCQTMVNPYLGAAAMLDIHDCLAPADQAYFRESREKRNNGRSLESVASERDARHAEFLKKLEPVRSMLTFQPFIGGSSPLFADYIVFGSFQWVRITSRYPFLPADDPISDWLARCLDLHGGFARRVPALA, from the coding sequence ATGCGCATTTTGCTCTATGAACTCGTCGGCGCTGACGCGAGCCGTCCGTTCAGCCCGCACTGCTGGAAGGCAGCGCTGGCCCTGGCGCACAAGGAACTCGATTTCCGCAGCGTTCCCACCTGCTTCACGGCGGTGCCTGCTGTCGAAGGCGGCGCATTTCCCACGGTTCCGGTTATCCGCGACGGGGATCGCATCGTCGGGGATTCCTTCGACATCGCGCTGTATCTCGAAAATACCTATCCCGACCGCCCCTCGCTCTTCGGGGGCGAGGGTGGGCGTGCATTGGCCCGCTTCGTCGAGCGCTGGTGCCAGACCATGGTCAACCCCTACCTCGGCGCGGCCGCCATGCTCGATATCCACGATTGCCTTGCGCCCGCCGACCAGGCCTATTTTCGGGAAAGCCGCGAGAAGCGCAACAATGGCCGCAGTCTCGAAAGCGTTGCCTCGGAGCGGGATGCGCGGCATGCGGAATTCCTGAAAAAGCTCGAACCCGTGCGCAGCATGTTGACTTTTCAGCCGTTCATAGGCGGCTCGTCGCCACTCTTCGCGGACTATATCGTCTTCGGTTCATTCCAATGGGTGCGGATCACGTCGCGCTATCCATTTCTGCCGGCGGACGATCCGATCAGCGACTGGTTAGCCCGTTGCCTCGATCTGCATGGCGGGTTCGCGCGCCGGGTACCCGCGCTCGCGTGA
- the ndk gene encoding nucleoside-diphosphate kinase → MAIERTFSMIKPDATRRNLTGAITKMLEDAGLRVVASRRVWMSRRDAEGFYAVHKDRPFFGELVEFMSSGPTVVQVLEGENAIAKNRDVMGATNPANAAEGTIRKVHALSIGENSVHGSDAPETAAQEIRYWFSDTEIVG, encoded by the coding sequence ATGGCGATCGAACGCACTTTCTCGATGATCAAGCCTGACGCAACCCGCCGCAACCTGACGGGCGCCATCACCAAGATGCTTGAGGATGCAGGCCTGCGCGTCGTGGCTTCCCGCCGCGTCTGGATGAGCCGCCGCGATGCCGAGGGATTCTATGCCGTCCACAAGGATCGTCCCTTCTTCGGCGAACTGGTCGAGTTCATGTCCTCCGGCCCGACGGTGGTGCAGGTCCTGGAAGGCGAGAACGCTATCGCCAAGAATCGTGACGTGATGGGCGCGACCAACCCCGCCAACGCCGCTGAAGGCACCATCCGCAAGGTGCATGCGCTGTCGATTGGCGAGAATTCGGTGCACGGCTCGGATGCGCCCGAGACCGCCGCACAGGAAATCCGCTACTGGTTCTCGGACACCGAGATCGTAGGCTGA
- a CDS encoding DinB family protein: MKRHFMMFAGYNAWANTRIYDAAATLSPEEWQRETGVFFKSLMGTLNHLLATDRIWLKRMTGSGDAPNSLDAIIHKDFDRLRAARQAEDQRIVEWLDALSETDLRGRFSYLTISELRTVSQRIAPALSHLFNHQTHHRGQAHAILTTLGKPSVALDLILFLRAPEGLQFA; this comes from the coding sequence TTGAAGCGGCATTTCATGATGTTCGCAGGCTACAACGCATGGGCCAACACGCGAATTTATGATGCCGCAGCGACGCTTTCGCCGGAAGAGTGGCAACGGGAGACCGGCGTCTTCTTCAAATCGCTCATGGGAACGCTCAATCATCTGCTTGCCACCGACCGCATATGGCTGAAGCGCATGACAGGCAGCGGCGATGCGCCGAACAGTCTCGACGCCATCATACACAAGGACTTCGACCGGCTTCGGGCTGCGCGCCAGGCCGAAGACCAGCGCATCGTCGAATGGCTGGATGCGCTCAGCGAAACCGATCTGCGCGGCCGTTTCAGCTATCTGACCATATCGGAGCTGCGCACCGTCTCGCAGCGCATCGCGCCGGCGCTTTCGCATCTGTTCAACCACCAGACGCACCATCGCGGTCAGGCTCACGCGATCCTGACGACACTTGGAAAGCCAAGCGTGGCGCTAGACCTCATTCTGTTCCTGCGCGCTCCGGAAGGGCTCCAGTTCGCCTAG